One Mugil cephalus isolate CIBA_MC_2020 chromosome 10, CIBA_Mcephalus_1.1, whole genome shotgun sequence genomic window carries:
- the wee1 gene encoding wee1-like protein kinase codes for MSSYGRHRHGSPSPKSLPIRQKLQFGSSDGEDDPIEDVNNSTGGESGFTELDSPMPLRRDAVGKRLEGSSSPLNQSGGDDDVELWGDEEGFGSPSHLRSPSSALFANCSPSPRKSPRLYGGSPDRSFVQDDGEGSSSPIPDCPDTPPHKTFRKLRLFDTPHTPKSLLSRARDSGSGSSSRRVALFKNAEGSGKSIVNSNRRQQTPLVNFNPFTPDSLLIQSATQQRNNRKRTHWNDSCGEDMEASDGEGEEEVLPPSKRVTMMESNMMSRYTSEFLELEKIGCGEFGAVFKCVKRLDGCIYAIKRSKKPLAGSVDEQNALREVYAHAVLGQHPHVVRYYSAWAEDDHMLIQNEYCNGGTLSDVITENYRRFSFLSELELKDLLLQVTRGLKYIHSTSLVHMDIKPSNIFISRKAVASCDECDDDDGLTTSVIYKIGDLGHVTRVNNPQVEEGDSRYLANEILQEDYSNLTKADIFALALTVVSASGADPLPTNGDKWHEIRQGKLPAIPQVLSSEFLSLLKLMIHPDPTRRPSTSDLIKHPVLLTAARMSADQLRVELNAEKFKNALLQKELKKAQQARAAAEEKVLSTDRILTRSTVQYNPRTTRLIGKKMNRSVSLTIY; via the exons ATGTCGAGCTACGGCCGCCATAGACACGGATCGCCTTCTCCAAAATCTCTACCAATTCGTCAGAAACTACAGTTCGGATCCAGCGATGGGGAGGACGACCCCATTGAGGACGTTAACAACAGCACAGGGGGAGAGTCTGGCTTCACGGAATTGGATTCACCGATGCCGCTGCGACGGGACGCCGTCGGTAAACGGCTGgagggcagcagcagcccccTGAACCAGTCCGGCGGGGACGACGACGTGGAGCTGTGGGGGGACGAGGAAGGGTTTGGCTCTCCGTCCCACCTGCGGTCACCGAGCAGCGCTCTCTTTGCCAACTGCTCCCCGTCCCCGAGGAAGAGCCCCCGGCTCTACGGAGGGTCGCCGGACCGGTCATTCGTCCAGGACGACGGGGAAGGATCCAGCTCCCCGATACCAGACTGTCCAGACACACCTCCGCACAAGACCTTCAGAAAGCTGCGACTTTTTGACACGCCACACACGCCAAAG AGTTTGCTGTCCAGAGCCAGAGACTCTGGCTCAGGATCCTCCAGCAGGAGAGTTGCCCTGTTCAAGAATGCAGAGGGTTCGGGAAAGTCCATCGTAAACAGCAACAGGAGGCAGCAGACCCCGCTGGTCAACTTTAACCCCTTCACCCCGGACTCCCTCCTCATCCAGTCTGccacacagcagagaaacaacagGAAGCGGACCCACTGGAATGA CTCTTGTGGAGAAGACATGGAGGCCAGTGAcggtgaaggagaggaggaagtcCTCCCACCATCGAAG AGGGTCACCATGATGGAAAGCAACATGATGTCTCGCTATACCTCAGAGTTCCTCGAGCTGGAGAAAATAGGCTGTGGGGAGTTTGGTgctgtgttcaagtgtgtgaaaaGACTTGATGGTTGCATCTATGCCATCAAGAGATCAAAGAAGCCCCTGGCAGGATCAGTAGATGA GCAAAATGCCTTACGGGAAGTGTATGCACACGCGGTGCTGGGCCAGCATCCCCACGTGGTGCGTTACTACTCAGCCTGGGCCGAGGACGACCACATGCTCATCCAGAACGAGTACTGCAACGGCGGGACGCTATCCGACGTCATCACTGAGAACTACAGACGATTTAGCTTCCTGTCAGAGCTAGAGCTGAAAGATCTGTTGCTGCAAGTCACACGAGGACTTAAGTACATCCACTCAACCTCTCTGGTGCACATGGATATCAAGCCCA gcaatattttcatttcacgGAAAGCTGTAGCAAGCTGCGACGAATGTGACGACGATGATGGACTCACAACTAGCGTGATCTACAAAATTG GTGATCTTGGACATGTGACGAGGGTGAACAATCCACAGGTAGAGGAGGGCGACAGCAGATACTTGGCCAATGAAATTTTACAAGAG gACTACAGCAATTTGACAAAGGCAGATATCTTTGCTCTGGCCTTGACTGTCGTGAGTGCCTCAGGGGCTGATCCTCTCCCTACCAACGGAGATAAATGGCACGAGATAAGACAGGGCAAACTCCCCGCCATCCCTCAAGTGCTTTCTTCAGAGTTTCTCAGTCTTCTCAAG CTGATGATCCATCCTGACCCAACCAGACGACCATCAACCTCTGACCTCATCAAACACCCGGTGCTTCTGACTGCCGCCAGAATGAGCGCAGACCAGCTCAGAGTTGAGCTCAATGCAGAGAAGTTCAAGAATGCCCTTCTTCAAAA GGAACTAAAGAAAGCCCAGCAggccagagcagcagcagaagagaaggTTTTATCCACAGACAGGATCTTGACTCGCTCCACAGTTCAGTACAATCCCAGAACCACCAGGCTCATTGGAAAGAAGATGAATCGGTCGGTCAGCCTCACGATCTACTGA
- the LOC125014857 gene encoding zinc finger protein OZF-like isoform X1, translating to MSSVEITMSPGQGLREYINERLTAAAEEIFGAFEGTIVQYEEEIDRQRKLLDTILKPEMNSSRIDSPQQHVCKEEEEVLTNQQLCDQEMNTSVDQEEAEPPQIKEEQEEICTSQEGEQLVLKVETDTILVTPIYEESNHSEPEQSGDQLLSYNSSENQDEEGSKHVDSETTNTELEPKERRHEIRSHKNNLTISESHCSADNACNICGKSFRRSGDLTLHMRTHTDEKPYPCKTCGKSFSHKGHMALHMRTHAAEKPHPCQICGKSFNHRGHATRHMRTHTDEKPYPCQTCGKSFRDCNYLSVHMRTHTGEKPYSCQTCGKCFSDKSHMTRHMRSHSSEKLYSCQTCGKTFSHGSHLTRHMRTHTGEKPYSCKMCMKRFCNSGQLTVHMRTHTGEKPYSCKLCGKSFNQSGILTLHMRSHTGERPYSCKICGKGFSHSGGLKIHKRTHTGERPYSCKTCGKNFSRSGALTVHMRTHTGEKLYFCNTCGKSFNVGSNFLRHLRRHCPETSVEKYCEEFIYNK from the exons ATGTCAAGTGTTGAAATAACCATGTCTCCAGGTCAAGGTTTAAGGGAATATATCAACGAGAgactaactgctgctgctgaagaaatattcggaGCCTTTGAAGGGACAATCGTCCAGTATGAGGAGGAGATTGATCGTCAACGCAAATTGCTGGACACCATCTTAAAACCTGAGATGAACTCGAGCAGAATAG ACTCCCCACAACAACATGTctgtaaggaggaggaggaggttctcaCTAACCAGCAGCTCTGTGACCAGGAGATGAACACCAGTGTGGAccaggaggaagcagagcctccacagattaaagaggaacaggaggagatTTGCACCAGTCAAGAGGGAGAGCAGCTCGTACTGAAGGTGGAGACTGACACCATTTTGGTGACTCCAATTTATGAGGAAAGTAACCACAGTGAACCAGAACAAAGTGGTGACCAACTCCTCTCTTACAATTCTTCTGAGAACCAAGATGAGGAAGGAAGCAAGCATGTAGACTCAGAAACTACAAATACAGAGTTGGAGCCAAAGGAGAGACGTCATGAAATAAGAAGTCACAAAAACAACTTAACCATATCAGAAAGTCACTGTAGTGCTGACAATGCTTGTAACATTTGTGGGAAAAGTTTCCGTCGAAGTGGTGATTTGACTCTCCACATGAGAACTCACACGGATGAGAAGCCATATCCTTGCAAAACGTGTgggaaaagtttcagtcacaaaGGTCACATGGCTctccacatgaggactcacgCAGCTGAGAAGCCGCATCCTTGCCAAATATGTGGGAAAAGTTTCAACCATAGAGGACATGCAACTCGGCACATGAGAACCCACACGGATGAGAAGCCATATCCTTGCCAAACTTGTGGGAAAAGTTTTAGGGACTGTAATTATTTGTCTGTCCACATGagaactcacacaggtgagaagccctATTCTTGCCAAACATGCGGGAAATGTTTCAGTGACAAAAGTCACATGACTCGCCACATGAGATCTCACTCAAGTGAGAAGCTGTATTCTTGTCAAACATGTGGGAAAACCTTTAGTCATGGCAGTCATTTGACCCGCCACATGagaactcacacaggtgagaagccgtattCTTGCAAAATGTGCATGAAACGTTTCTGTAATAGTGGTCAGTTGACTGTCCACATGAGAACTCATACAGGCGAGAAGCCATATTCTTGCAAGTTATGTGGAAAAAGTTTCAATCAAAGTGGTATTTTAACTCTCCACATGAGAagtcacacaggtgagaggccATATTCCTGCAAAATATGCGGGAAAGGTTTCAGTCACAGTGGTGGTTTGAAAATCCACAAGAGAACTCACACAGGCGAGAGGCCGTATTCTTGCAAAACATGCGGGAAAAACTTCAGTCGAAGCGGTGCCTTGACTGTCCACATGagaactcacacaggtgagaagctcTATTTTTGCAACACATGCGGGAAAAGTTTCAATGTTGGGAGTAATTTTTTGCGCCACTTAAGAAGACATTGTCCTGAAACGTCTGTGGAGAAATATTGTGAAGAATTCATATACAATAAGTAG
- the LOC125014862 gene encoding uncharacterized protein LOC125014862, which yields MSQVHRFRQFTKERLAATVEEIFGVFEKIIVQYEGEIDHQRKLLDSILKPEIKLDRTDFPQQNVCKEDDVLTMDETNSSVDQEEAEPPQIKEEQEELCTSQEGEQLVLKEEPDTIMVTPGYEESNHSEPEQSGDQLLYYNSPEEQDQEGRQHVHPESSRNAKLMTNKGFVFNNIKSRTIIDSNLDTGTEKIDAFQTLPKDMSPVKQNLKSGVNPYCCNIVGKISITIVFLLST from the exons ATGTCTCAAGTTCATAGATTTAGACAGTTCACCAAGGAGAGACTAGCTGCTActgttgaagaaatatttggaGTCTTTGAAAAAATTATCGTCCAGTATGAGGGAGAGATTGATCATCAACGCAAATTGCTGGATTCCATCCTAAAACCAGAGATAAAGTTAGACAGAACAG ACTTTCCACAACAAAATGTCTGTAAGGAGGATGATGTTCTCACTATGGATGAGACGAACTCCAGTGTGGAccaggaggaagcagagcctccacagattaaagaggaacaggaggagctTTGCACCAGTCAAGAGGGAGAGCAGCTCGTACTGAAGGAGGAGCCTGACACCATTATGGTGACTCCAGGTTATGAGGAAAGTAACCACAGTGAACCAGAACAAAGTGGTGACCAGCTCCTCTATTACAATTCTCCAGAGGAACAAGATCAGGAAGGACGGCAGCACGTACATCCAGAATCAAGTAGAAATGCAAAACTGATGACAAATAAGGGATTTGTCTTTAACAATATAAAGAGCCGCACAATTATAGACAGTAACCTTGATACTGGCACAGAAAAGATTGATGCTTTTCAAACTCTCCCAAAAGATATGTCTCCAGTGAAGCAAAATCTCAAAAGTGGTGTGAATCCATATTGTTGTAACATTGTGGGAAAAATTTCTATTACAATAGTGTTTTTACTATCCACATGA
- the LOC125014860 gene encoding zinc finger protein 391-like, whose amino-acid sequence MVAFCFCLNDNCDFGYFPQQHVCEEEEVLTNQQLCNQEMNSSVDQEEAEPPQIKEEQEELCTSQEGEQLVLKVETDTIMVTPVYEESNHSEPQQSGDQLLYYNSPEKRDLEGWQHIPFQKDFPQQHVCKEEKVLTNQQLCNQEMNTSVDQEEAEPPQIKEEQEELCTSQEGEQLVLKEEPDTIMVIPVYEESNHSEPEQSGDQLLYYNSPEKRDQEGRQHVHPESSRNAELTPNKGCDFNNVNNFINTGSNLVTDTQKMDVFGTLPENMSQMKKNHKNQSGVNPYCCNTCGKTFHYNNVLTIHMRTHTGEKPYSCKTCGKSFRQNGDLTVHIRTHTGEKPYSCKTCGKGFCQTSQLTVHMRSHTGEKPYVCKICGKFFSRTDGLTLHMRTHTGEKPYSCKTCGKFFSSSGSLTVHMRTHTGEKPYSCKTCGKCFCKSSKLTVHMRTHTGEKPYPCKTCGKCYRRNSELTAHMRSHTCEKP is encoded by the exons ATGgtagccttttgtttttgtctgaatgACAACTGCGATTTTGGAT actttccacaacaacatgtctgtgaggaggaggaggttctaACTAACCAGCAGCTCTGTAACCAGGAGATGAACTCCAGTGTGGAccaggaggaagcagagcctccacagattaaagaggaacaggaggagctCTGCACCAGTCAAGAGGGAGAGCAGCTCGTACTGAAGGTGGAGACTGACACCATTATGGTGACTCCAGTTTATGAGGAAAGTAACCACAGTGAACCACAACAAAGTGGTGACCAGCTCCTCTATTACAATTCTCCAGAGAAACGAGATCTGGAAGGATGGCAGCACATTCCTTTTCAAAAAG ACTTTCCACAGCAACATGTCTGTAAGGAGGAGAAGGTTCTCACTAACCAGCAGCTCTGTAACCAGGAGATGAACACCAGTGTGGAccaggaggaagcagagcctccacagattaaagaggaacaggaggagctCTGCACCAGTCAAGAGGGAGAGCAGCTCGTACTGAAGGAGGAGCCTGACACCATTATGGTGATTCCAGTTTATGAGGAAAGTAACCACAGTGAACCAGAACAAAGTGGTGACCAGCTCCTCTATTACAATTCTCCAGAGAAACGAGATCAGGAAGGACGGCAGCACGTACATCCAGAATCAAGTAGAAATGCAGAACTGACGCCAAATAAGGGATGTGACtttaacaatgtaaacaacttTATAAACACAGGCAGTAACCTTGttactgacacacaaaaaatggaTGTTTTTGGAACCCTCCCAGAAAATATGtctcaaatgaagaaaaatcacAAGAACCAAAGTGGTGTGAATCCATATTGTTGTAACACTTGTGGGAAAACTTTCCATTATAATAATGTTTTGACTATCCACATGagaactcacacaggtgagaaaccttattcttgcaaaacatgtgggaaaAGTTTCCGTCAAAATGGTGATTTGACTGTCCATATAAGAACTCATACAGGTGAGAAACCATATTCTtgcaaaacatgtgggaaaGGTTTCTGTCAAACAAGTCAATTGACTGTCCACATGAGAAGTCACACGGGCGAGAAACCATACGTTTGCAAAATATGTGGGAAATTTTTCAGTCGAACAGATGGATTGACTCTCCACATGAGAACTCATACAGGCGAGAAGCCGTATTCTtgcaaaacatgtgggaaaTTTTTCAGCAGCAGTGGTTCTTTGACTGTCCACATGAGAACTCACACAGGGGAGAAACCGTATTCTtgcaaaacatgtgggaaatgtttctgtaaaaGTAGTAAACTGACTGTCCACATGAGAACTCACACAGGGGAGAAGCCATACCCTtgcaaaacatgtgggaaaTGTTATCGTAGAAATAGTGAATTGACTGCCCACATGAGAAGTCACACATGTGAGAAGCCGTAA